From the genome of Acidobacteriota bacterium, one region includes:
- a CDS encoding trehalose-6-phosphate synthase, which produces MKPLLALALAIAAMVAVRELGGERTSVAAATPLALGFALMGALITGEALRRFQLPRLTGYLLFGVIVGPYVSNLITAPMAAQLQVFTGIATTLIALIAGLTLSVERLGSRIGAIVRMTLTTLAVAMAGLAVVGWLVWRWLPVAPYASGVELLAMLALMTVIVVSFSPTMTAAVVADSGARGRLSDTVLAMVVLADLVLLVVFAVSMQVARVVFDGGGWQGAEMLARLAWEIGGAVAFGVLVGVMFALYLRYIGREITLVLLAVCALLSQVGTTQQLQPLLAAVAAGIVIENLAVAQGDTLRAAVRRGAPPVLVVFFVAVGASLRLDALSAIGLAAVALSVVRIGFIRIGANVGAKVSGLPDPIRKYAWTGLVSQAGITLGFAAVIAAEFPGWGHQLQLLLVGSIAIHELIGPLLFRRGLTKAGELDAHSPRPLVVVSNREPYIHNQAADGSVTVSAATGGVAVALDALMRERGGVWIAHGGGSADRQVVDASDKVAVPPENPSYTLRRLWLEEPTFSQYYGGFANEGLWPLCHVVDVRPKFRSEDWEAYQDINTRFAKAIDSELGATESPVFIQDYHLALVAPALRQLRPETRTALFWHIPWPYPDRLRICPWRRELVAGLLANDLLAFQVERDRRNFLLAAEEELDAEVELESSRVRLNGRTTTVVSVPIGVDYDRIQGFAADAALAKEQERLIELLGLRAEIIGLGVDRLDYTKGIPERLSAIDALMAQRPDLRGRVTFVQIGVPSRSDLDSYAAIETEIGERIAELNARYAMPGRPPVVTYYTTPLGAFSLVALYRLAHFCIVSSLHDGMNLVAKEFVAARDDEQGVLVLSALAGAAQELEDAVIINPYDVTAFAAALQQAIEMAPDEQARRMHTMRKIVAGRNVFNWASDILEGLESIWTKPLLYSVRGWEDTSV; this is translated from the coding sequence GTGAAGCCGCTCTTGGCGCTGGCGCTGGCGATCGCGGCGATGGTCGCGGTGCGCGAACTGGGCGGCGAGCGCACGTCTGTGGCCGCGGCGACCCCGCTGGCCCTTGGCTTTGCCCTGATGGGCGCGCTCATCACCGGCGAGGCGTTGCGCCGGTTCCAGCTGCCCCGGCTGACCGGCTACCTGCTGTTCGGCGTGATCGTCGGGCCCTACGTCAGCAACCTGATCACGGCGCCGATGGCCGCGCAACTGCAGGTGTTCACGGGCATCGCCACGACGTTGATCGCGCTCATTGCCGGCCTGACGTTGAGCGTCGAGCGGCTCGGCTCGCGCATTGGCGCGATCGTGCGAATGACGCTGACGACGCTGGCCGTGGCCATGGCCGGCCTGGCGGTGGTCGGCTGGCTGGTGTGGCGGTGGCTGCCGGTCGCGCCCTATGCCTCGGGCGTCGAGCTGCTGGCCATGCTCGCCCTGATGACCGTGATCGTGGTGTCGTTCTCGCCGACGATGACGGCCGCGGTCGTGGCCGATTCGGGCGCGCGCGGCCGCCTCAGCGACACGGTGCTGGCCATGGTCGTGCTCGCCGACCTGGTGCTGCTGGTCGTGTTCGCCGTCTCCATGCAGGTGGCGCGCGTCGTCTTTGACGGCGGCGGCTGGCAAGGGGCCGAGATGCTGGCGCGGCTCGCCTGGGAGATTGGCGGTGCGGTCGCATTCGGTGTCCTGGTCGGCGTCATGTTTGCGCTGTACCTGCGCTACATCGGCCGCGAGATCACGCTGGTGCTGCTGGCGGTCTGCGCCCTGCTCAGCCAGGTGGGCACGACCCAGCAACTGCAGCCGCTGCTGGCGGCGGTGGCCGCCGGCATCGTGATCGAGAACCTGGCGGTGGCGCAGGGCGACACGTTGCGCGCGGCAGTGCGCCGCGGCGCGCCGCCGGTGCTGGTGGTGTTCTTTGTCGCGGTCGGCGCCTCGCTGCGCCTCGACGCGCTCTCGGCGATCGGCCTGGCGGCGGTCGCGCTGTCGGTGGTGCGAATCGGCTTTATCCGCATCGGCGCCAACGTCGGCGCGAAGGTCTCGGGTTTGCCAGACCCCATCCGCAAGTACGCCTGGACCGGGTTGGTGTCGCAGGCGGGCATCACGCTGGGCTTCGCGGCGGTGATTGCCGCCGAGTTCCCGGGCTGGGGCCATCAACTGCAGTTGCTGCTGGTCGGTTCGATCGCCATCCACGAGCTGATCGGGCCGCTGCTGTTCCGGCGCGGCCTGACCAAGGCCGGCGAACTCGACGCCCACTCGCCGCGGCCCCTGGTGGTGGTCTCGAATCGCGAGCCGTACATCCACAACCAGGCGGCCGACGGCAGCGTGACGGTCAGCGCCGCGACCGGCGGCGTGGCGGTGGCCCTTGACGCGTTGATGCGCGAGCGCGGCGGCGTGTGGATTGCCCATGGCGGGGGCTCGGCCGATCGGCAGGTCGTGGACGCGTCCGACAAGGTCGCGGTCCCGCCGGAGAATCCCTCGTACACGCTGCGCCGCTTGTGGCTCGAGGAGCCGACGTTCTCGCAGTATTACGGCGGGTTCGCGAACGAAGGCCTGTGGCCGCTCTGCCACGTCGTGGACGTGCGGCCGAAGTTCCGCAGCGAGGACTGGGAGGCCTACCAGGACATCAACACGCGGTTTGCCAAGGCGATCGATTCGGAACTCGGGGCCACGGAATCGCCGGTGTTCATCCAGGACTATCACCTGGCACTGGTCGCGCCGGCGTTGCGGCAGTTGCGGCCCGAGACCCGGACGGCGCTGTTCTGGCACATCCCGTGGCCGTATCCGGATCGGCTGCGGATTTGCCCCTGGCGGCGCGAGCTGGTGGCGGGGCTGCTGGCCAACGATCTGCTGGCGTTCCAGGTCGAGCGCGACCGCCGCAATTTCCTGCTGGCTGCCGAGGAAGAGCTCGACGCCGAAGTGGAGCTCGAATCGTCGCGCGTGCGGCTGAACGGGCGCACCACGACGGTGGTGTCGGTGCCGATCGGCGTGGACTACGACCGCATCCAGGGCTTCGCGGCCGACGCTGCGCTGGCGAAAGAGCAGGAGCGACTGATCGAACTACTCGGCTTGCGCGCCGAGATCATCGGCCTTGGCGTGGACCGGCTCGACTACACGAAGGGCATTCCCGAGCGGTTGAGCGCGATCGACGCGTTGATGGCCCAGCGGCCCGACTTGCGCGGCCGCGTCACGTTCGTGCAGATCGGCGTGCCGTCACGCTCGGATCTCGACAGCTACGCGGCGATCGAAACCGAGATCGGCGAGCGGATCGCCGAGCTCAATGCCCGGTATGCCATGCCCGGCCGCCCGCCGGTGGTGACGTACTACACCACGCCGCTCGGCGCCTTCAGCCTGGTGGCGCTCTACCGCCTCGCGCACTTCTGCATCGTCAGCTCGCTGCACGACGGCATGAACCTGGTCGCGAAGGAATTCGTCGCGGCGCGAGACGACGAGCAGGGCGTGCTGGTATTGAGCGCGCTGGCGGGCGCGGCGCAGGAACTCGAAGACGCGGTGATCATCAATCCGTACGACGTCACCGCGTTCGCCGCCGCGCTGCAACAGGCCATCGAGATGGCGCCCGACGAACAGGCGCGCCGCATGCACACCATGCGCAAGATCGTCGCCGGCCGCAACGTCTTCAACTGGGCCTCCGACATTCTCGAAGGCCTGGAAAGCATCTGGACCAAGCCGCTGCTGTACTCAGTGCGCGGGTGGGAAGACACGTCGGTGTAG
- a CDS encoding ABC transporter permease, translating into MRLRSLLARPGFALAAVGMLALGIGITTAMFTIVDALLLRPVPFHAPQELAFVYMGNENGGRTTVAPAVLRAWRDSPAFAGAEGANADTAVVETGGTVATRGSARVTTGLFGLLGNVRPIRGRLFEPSDGRAGSDDRVMLSEDLWRSLYGADPGIINQRVTIDNESLLVVGVLPSDFRFPNSETVIWRPIDYDAPPAGREADRPTAYVRFAPALPRDEAIRLATAAAHDADATTAKLVPRVSPMAGLRLDDYSRRAVPLLAGAVALVFLVLCANVCSLLLSRLTDAGREFSIRAALGASRATLIRHALVESAVLGTSGAIVGAGIAWAAVALARTYLPESFVLQTLNPLDLDRRALLAASVAGISATLASGLIPAWIGTRVDSGDSLRGVGRSGTDSRASRGITRALLVSEIALACTLLTAATLLVRSFANLSGVERGVDSSRVVTATMTLPPSAFPETASRAAIAASLDQRMRDLPGVRQVAWSFGLPPSGGGFATREWLADQGGSPGVTMTVNTYNVTADFFPIYGIPIIMGRGFQPSDQANQVIAGERFARALWGAGNPVGRTFTYARNVNSPTAPPPTVYEVIGVAREQTLPTLEARLDRPEFYLPFGNIGGYAMMSIGCDLSCPDSAVVRQRLSTSHPAIRVNDVRTLDSAFAEHLTRPRAAAVLAFAFAAIAVIAAAGGLFSVLSYAVGRRRREFGIRAAIGASPRQLGQVVLREGLLITFAGISIGGIGSVALGRALSSLQYGMAATDPVSLALVVTILVLTAVAAGWRPARQAIRTDPVVLVREE; encoded by the coding sequence ATGAGGCTTCGCAGCCTGCTGGCGCGGCCCGGCTTCGCCTTGGCGGCGGTGGGGATGCTCGCGCTCGGCATCGGCATAACCACGGCGATGTTCACCATCGTCGATGCCCTGTTGCTGAGGCCGGTGCCGTTTCACGCGCCGCAGGAGCTCGCCTTCGTCTACATGGGCAATGAAAACGGCGGGCGTACAACGGTGGCGCCCGCCGTTCTGCGTGCGTGGCGCGACAGCCCCGCCTTTGCCGGCGCCGAGGGGGCTAATGCCGACACCGCTGTGGTCGAGACCGGCGGCACGGTGGCGACACGCGGCAGCGCGCGCGTCACGACCGGTCTGTTCGGCCTCTTGGGCAACGTGCGACCAATCCGGGGCCGGTTGTTCGAACCCAGTGACGGTCGCGCCGGCAGCGACGATCGCGTCATGCTGTCGGAGGACCTCTGGCGTTCGCTTTATGGGGCCGACCCCGGCATCATCAACCAGCGCGTCACCATCGACAACGAATCTCTCTTGGTCGTCGGCGTCCTGCCGTCTGACTTCCGCTTCCCCAATTCCGAGACGGTGATCTGGCGCCCGATCGACTATGACGCACCGCCGGCCGGCCGGGAAGCGGATCGACCGACGGCCTATGTCCGCTTCGCGCCGGCACTTCCGCGCGACGAGGCCATCCGCCTGGCCACCGCCGCGGCTCACGACGCCGACGCCACCACGGCCAAGCTCGTCCCGCGGGTGTCGCCGATGGCCGGACTTCGGCTCGATGACTATTCGCGGCGAGCCGTGCCGCTGTTGGCCGGTGCGGTCGCCCTGGTCTTCCTCGTGCTGTGCGCGAACGTCTGCAGCCTGCTACTGTCGCGCCTGACCGATGCCGGACGGGAGTTCAGCATCCGGGCGGCGCTCGGCGCCTCGCGGGCGACGTTGATTCGCCACGCCCTGGTCGAGTCGGCGGTGCTCGGAACATCGGGAGCGATCGTTGGTGCGGGCATCGCATGGGCCGCGGTGGCGCTCGCTCGCACCTACCTCCCGGAATCGTTCGTCCTGCAGACGCTCAATCCACTCGACCTCGATCGGCGCGCGCTGCTTGCTGCATCGGTCGCGGGAATCAGCGCGACGTTGGCGTCGGGCCTGATCCCTGCCTGGATTGGCACCCGCGTTGACAGTGGCGACTCGCTGCGCGGCGTCGGGCGCAGCGGCACCGACAGCCGCGCGTCGCGTGGCATCACCCGGGCATTGCTGGTCAGCGAAATCGCGCTCGCCTGCACCCTGCTCACCGCCGCAACGCTGCTGGTCCGGTCATTCGCAAACCTGTCCGGCGTCGAGCGGGGGGTGGACAGCAGCCGCGTCGTCACCGCGACGATGACGCTGCCCCCCAGCGCGTTTCCAGAAACAGCCTCGCGCGCCGCCATCGCCGCGTCACTCGATCAGCGGATGCGCGACTTGCCTGGCGTGCGCCAGGTGGCGTGGTCCTTCGGATTGCCGCCATCGGGCGGAGGCTTCGCGACGCGGGAGTGGCTGGCGGACCAGGGCGGCTCACCCGGCGTGACCATGACGGTGAACACCTACAACGTCACGGCCGATTTCTTCCCGATCTACGGGATCCCCATCATCATGGGTCGCGGCTTCCAGCCGTCTGACCAGGCGAACCAGGTCATCGCCGGCGAGCGATTCGCCCGCGCGCTCTGGGGCGCAGGCAACCCTGTGGGCCGCACCTTTACGTACGCCCGGAATGTGAACTCCCCCACTGCGCCGCCCCCAACGGTGTACGAGGTGATTGGCGTCGCGCGGGAACAGACGTTGCCGACGCTCGAGGCCCGGCTCGATCGCCCGGAGTTCTATTTGCCGTTCGGGAACATCGGCGGCTACGCCATGATGAGCATCGGCTGTGATCTGTCGTGCCCTGACAGTGCGGTCGTGCGCCAACGGCTCAGCACGTCCCACCCGGCCATTCGGGTCAACGACGTGCGCACGCTCGACAGCGCTTTCGCCGAACACCTGACCCGGCCGCGCGCGGCGGCGGTGCTCGCTTTCGCCTTCGCCGCGATCGCCGTCATCGCCGCTGCGGGCGGCCTGTTCAGCGTCTTGAGCTATGCCGTCGGACGGCGGCGGCGGGAGTTTGGGATTCGGGCGGCCATCGGCGCATCCCCGCGGCAGCTCGGACAGGTGGTGCTGCGCGAGGGCTTGCTGATTACATTTGCCGGCATCTCGATCGGAGGCATCGGCTCGGTAGCCCTTGGGCGTGCCTTATCGTCGCTACAGTACGGCATGGCGGCGACCGATCCCGTCAGCCTGGCACTGGTCGTCACAATCCTCGTGCTGACAGCTGTCGCCGCTGGATGGCGGCCGGCGCGCCAGGCGATTCGCACCGATCCGGTCGTGCTGGTGCGCGAGGAGTAG
- a CDS encoding serine/threonine-protein kinase, translating into MLHHRPSPLTDHSEEGRAFLQARVALFWKVIFFIILLGSGLGMVGAVARPGGDLALTMLSTANAGLFWWLASRGERSIQFSRWLDAGGLLLNSTASALMGRYLLTGFATDQSLASAQAINVADGYITMLQLSGMAMMMAIRAALIPSSPRRTMVITAMFAVPMMLVTVALEPVVDGVMAWRTPESGVFPWLPATMVIIWGFGIIMCAVISQVIYGLRAEVLEARRLGQYVIERKIGAGGMGEVYRARHGMMRRPSAIKLLRADQAGEANLARFEREVQQTARLTHPNTITIFDYGRTHDGVFYYAMELLDGATLQRVVTVDGAQPPARVVRIMSMLCGALDEAHGIGLIHRDIKPANIMLCTQGGERDVVKLLDFGLVKQFRLGGDVELTGDNTVMGTPQYMAPESIMNPDTADARSDIYALGAVAYYLLAGTDVFNGKSVVEVLSQHLSQKPEPLSARRGLSVPGKLEAVVMSCLDKDPNGRPQTAADLRRQIEACRIEPWDRAAALAWWREHPGAAEADAVMNPGDARTIAVDGIHR; encoded by the coding sequence TTGCTCCATCATCGTCCGTCGCCGTTGACCGATCACAGCGAGGAAGGACGCGCCTTCCTGCAAGCCAGGGTCGCGCTCTTCTGGAAGGTCATCTTCTTCATCATCCTGCTGGGCAGCGGCCTGGGAATGGTCGGCGCCGTCGCCCGGCCAGGTGGCGACCTGGCCCTTACCATGCTCTCGACGGCCAACGCCGGCTTGTTCTGGTGGCTGGCCAGCCGCGGCGAGCGGTCGATCCAGTTCTCCCGGTGGCTCGACGCCGGCGGCCTGCTGCTCAACTCGACCGCCAGCGCCCTCATGGGACGCTACCTGTTGACCGGTTTTGCCACCGATCAGTCCTTGGCGAGCGCCCAGGCCATCAACGTCGCCGATGGCTACATCACGATGCTGCAACTGAGCGGCATGGCGATGATGATGGCCATTCGCGCCGCCCTCATCCCGTCGTCGCCGCGCCGGACGATGGTGATCACCGCCATGTTCGCCGTGCCGATGATGCTGGTGACCGTGGCACTCGAACCCGTCGTAGACGGCGTCATGGCGTGGCGCACGCCCGAGTCCGGTGTGTTCCCGTGGTTGCCGGCGACCATGGTGATCATCTGGGGCTTCGGCATCATCATGTGCGCGGTCATTTCCCAGGTGATCTATGGCCTGCGCGCCGAGGTGCTGGAGGCGCGCCGCCTCGGGCAGTACGTGATCGAACGCAAGATTGGCGCCGGCGGCATGGGCGAGGTCTACCGCGCGCGCCACGGCATGATGCGGCGGCCCTCGGCCATCAAGCTGCTGCGCGCCGATCAGGCCGGCGAGGCCAATCTCGCCCGCTTCGAGCGCGAGGTGCAGCAGACGGCGCGGCTCACCCACCCCAATACCATCACCATCTTCGACTACGGCCGCACCCACGACGGCGTCTTCTACTACGCCATGGAGCTGCTCGACGGCGCGACGCTGCAACGCGTGGTCACGGTCGACGGCGCGCAGCCGCCGGCGCGAGTCGTGCGAATCATGTCGATGTTGTGCGGCGCGCTCGACGAGGCGCACGGCATCGGGCTGATTCATCGCGACATCAAGCCGGCCAACATCATGCTGTGCACGCAGGGCGGCGAGCGCGACGTGGTGAAGCTGCTCGACTTCGGCCTGGTCAAGCAGTTCCGGCTCGGCGGCGATGTCGAGCTGACCGGCGACAACACCGTCATGGGCACACCGCAGTACATGGCGCCCGAATCGATCATGAATCCGGATACGGCCGATGCCCGTTCGGACATCTACGCCCTGGGGGCGGTCGCGTACTACCTGTTGGCAGGCACCGACGTGTTCAATGGCAAGTCGGTGGTCGAGGTCTTGAGCCAGCATCTCTCGCAGAAACCAGAGCCGCTGTCGGCGAGACGCGGCCTCTCGGTGCCGGGCAAGCTCGAGGCGGTCGTGATGTCGTGCCTCGACAAGGATCCCAACGGCCGTCCGCAGACCGCGGCGGACCTGCGCCGCCAGATCGAGGCGTGCCGCATCGAGCCCTGGGACCGCGCGGCCGCGCTCGCCTGGTGGCGCGAACACCCGGGCGCGGCCGAGGCCGACGCGGTCATGAACCCGGGGGACGCCCGCACCATCGCCGTCGACGGCATCCATCGGTAG
- a CDS encoding DUF1570 domain-containing protein: MALRTARVTALLVASALTATVGARNKAWSVVDTGSMRAIAETPDAAAAALDRIVEIQSMIEQAASVRPTVPITVFAINDTKAFTEIAPSGLKRRGVVALGFAHTGPLASFMAFRTNLPNPIQTLRHEYVHILTATQSPDAPAWLHEGLAEFWGSIVVEGDRLIVGRSVPRHLDALRKRKWLPLDAVLKQSRGALQSDPKQVSQFYAQSWAMVHYLLLGQDAGGPLLFMPSITTLPPQFESAVKQYVEGGQLHEVSMPWQAATREPSTVSVLSEASMFAERAHLLQWSDRPTAALPLAKRALTLKPTETLALEVMGVSSFLIKQHAEARGWFGRAINTGSAGYTTALYMALLSSATADLEYYLVEALRLRPSSEVAWRLLAGVYRQDGRLEYARQWCDAMLRPVPSWLWLSPVVPCR, from the coding sequence ATGGCCCTCCGAACCGCACGCGTTACCGCATTGCTTGTGGCATCGGCATTGACCGCCACAGTGGGCGCGAGAAACAAAGCATGGTCGGTCGTCGACACAGGGTCGATGCGTGCCATCGCCGAAACCCCAGACGCGGCCGCCGCTGCGCTCGATCGAATCGTCGAGATCCAATCGATGATCGAGCAAGCGGCATCGGTACGGCCGACGGTGCCGATTACTGTCTTTGCCATCAACGACACGAAGGCGTTCACCGAGATTGCTCCCTCAGGGTTGAAACGCCGCGGCGTCGTCGCGTTGGGATTCGCGCATACCGGGCCACTGGCGTCATTCATGGCGTTCCGAACGAATCTGCCAAATCCCATTCAGACGCTTCGGCACGAATATGTGCATATCCTGACGGCCACTCAATCACCCGACGCGCCCGCGTGGCTGCATGAAGGCCTGGCGGAATTCTGGGGCTCAATCGTCGTCGAGGGCGATCGGCTGATTGTTGGGCGCTCGGTGCCGAGGCATCTCGACGCGCTGCGTAAGCGCAAATGGCTGCCTCTCGATGCGGTCTTGAAGCAGTCGCGAGGGGCATTGCAGTCGGACCCGAAGCAGGTATCGCAGTTTTACGCACAGTCATGGGCGATGGTGCACTACCTGCTGCTTGGGCAGGACGCCGGCGGCCCACTGCTGTTCATGCCGTCCATCACCACGTTGCCGCCGCAATTTGAGTCGGCGGTCAAGCAGTACGTAGAGGGCGGTCAGTTACACGAAGTATCCATGCCATGGCAGGCCGCAACGCGCGAGCCAAGCACGGTCTCGGTACTCTCGGAGGCAAGCATGTTTGCAGAGCGCGCCCACCTGCTCCAGTGGAGCGATCGGCCAACGGCCGCGTTGCCATTAGCCAAGCGAGCCTTGACCTTGAAACCCACAGAGACCCTCGCGCTCGAAGTGATGGGCGTGTCTTCATTCTTGATCAAGCAGCACGCGGAAGCGCGCGGGTGGTTTGGGCGGGCAATCAACACCGGCTCTGCCGGGTACACGACCGCTCTGTACATGGCGTTGCTATCCTCCGCGACGGCCGATCTCGAGTATTACTTGGTCGAAGCCCTCCGCCTCAGGCCCAGCTCGGAAGTCGCGTGGCGGCTGCTCGCCGGGGTCTACAGACAAGACGGCAGGCTCGAGTACGCGCGACAATGGTGCGACGCCATGCTAAGGCCGGTGCCCTCATGGCTATGGCTCAGCCCCGTCGTGCCGTGCCGTTAA
- a CDS encoding response regulator, giving the protein MSTVLIVDDEAAIRELLSRWLSSAGHSVVEAPDAESALAVLASQTVGVVLCDRSMPGRDGLWLVEQIKDRFPNVAIILATADAAVPPRISMQSGILGYLVKPFKVLLVTEAVADAMAWHRVAAKRPRRDLTVTGDPIDAWLRGRAGRTSAGGE; this is encoded by the coding sequence ATGAGCACAGTCTTGATTGTCGACGATGAGGCGGCGATTCGGGAGCTGCTGTCGCGGTGGCTCTCGTCGGCGGGCCATTCCGTGGTCGAGGCGCCGGATGCCGAGTCGGCGTTGGCCGTTCTCGCCAGCCAGACCGTGGGTGTCGTGCTGTGCGACCGGTCCATGCCCGGGCGTGACGGCCTCTGGCTGGTGGAACAGATCAAGGACCGGTTCCCAAACGTCGCCATCATCCTGGCGACGGCGGATGCCGCCGTGCCGCCACGCATCAGCATGCAGAGCGGGATCCTGGGCTATCTCGTCAAGCCATTCAAGGTGCTTCTGGTAACTGAAGCCGTGGCGGATGCCATGGCCTGGCACCGCGTTGCCGCCAAACGTCCGCGCCGCGATCTCACTGTAACCGGGGACCCCATCGATGCCTGGCTGCGCGGGCGGGCCGGACGCACTTCTGCGGGTGGTGAGTGA
- a CDS encoding response regulator, giving the protein MTATATSPLVLIVDDEPGIRELERRILERGSYRVLEASGAAEAFALFADGLVPDLLIADLDLPEMPGEQMVPRIREARPGLKVLYVSASFDRLLNSRISLGDGEAFVDKPFTPRGLLEGVSLLLYDRLSPPLRLPDVLQPRVGLFGKGTR; this is encoded by the coding sequence ATGACGGCCACTGCGACGTCCCCATTGGTGCTGATCGTTGATGACGAGCCTGGCATTCGCGAACTGGAACGGCGCATTCTCGAACGCGGCTCGTACCGCGTGCTCGAGGCCTCGGGTGCCGCCGAAGCATTCGCGCTGTTCGCCGATGGGCTCGTGCCCGACCTGTTGATTGCCGATCTCGACTTGCCCGAGATGCCGGGCGAACAGATGGTGCCGCGGATCCGCGAGGCGCGTCCGGGACTGAAAGTTCTGTATGTCAGTGCCTCCTTCGACCGCCTGCTCAACTCCCGAATATCCCTCGGCGATGGTGAGGCCTTTGTGGACAAACCGTTCACGCCCAGAGGTCTGCTCGAGGGCGTGTCGCTCTTGCTGTACGACCGCTTGTCGCCGCCGTTGCGTCTACCAGATGTGCTACAACCACGAGTGGGGCTGTTTGGGAAGGGAACGAGGTAA
- a CDS encoding response regulator: MTGPTSPAPEPSFELLYQTAPAVFLQAKVGLFGKRMFTFEQIAPARRDMKIEGDMPWTAARYRPPPFDPEPHQGYVLIVDDMEANRNLLATVLERANYRVDCIEDGRDILNQVREKAPDLVLMDVMMPEVDGFAACRTLKAHAATRLVPVVLLTGLHDTDSRVRGIHAGADDFLTKPFNLLELYARVRSLVRLKRYTDDLDSAEAAFVSLALAIEARDPYTNGHCQRLAKYSALLGQAVGLSDDDQMVLGRGAYLHDIGKVGIADAVLLKPARLTPLEYAHVQEHTVIGDHVCSELRSLRKVRSIVRHHHERLDGSGYPDGLRGDAIPLLAQITGIVDLHDAVTTSRPYRPALTIERAHDELHQEVAKGWRRQDLVDAWTKVSGGIGAISPKGDA, encoded by the coding sequence TTGACCGGGCCGACCAGTCCCGCCCCTGAACCGTCCTTCGAACTGCTCTATCAGACAGCTCCCGCCGTCTTCCTCCAAGCCAAGGTCGGGCTCTTCGGCAAGCGGATGTTCACTTTTGAACAGATCGCCCCGGCGAGGCGCGATATGAAAATTGAGGGAGATATGCCATGGACAGCAGCCCGGTATCGTCCGCCCCCCTTCGACCCGGAACCGCACCAGGGATATGTCCTCATCGTTGACGACATGGAGGCCAACCGCAACCTCCTGGCGACCGTGCTCGAACGCGCCAATTACCGCGTCGACTGTATCGAGGATGGCCGCGACATCCTCAATCAGGTCCGGGAGAAAGCGCCGGACCTGGTCCTGATGGACGTGATGATGCCGGAGGTCGATGGCTTTGCGGCGTGCCGCACCCTGAAGGCCCATGCCGCGACGCGCCTCGTACCTGTGGTCCTGCTCACGGGACTGCACGACACCGACAGCAGGGTCCGGGGCATCCATGCCGGTGCCGACGACTTCCTGACCAAGCCGTTCAACCTGCTGGAACTGTACGCCCGGGTGCGCTCGTTGGTGCGGCTCAAGCGATACACGGATGATCTCGACAGCGCCGAGGCCGCCTTTGTCAGCCTGGCTCTGGCGATCGAAGCCCGCGACCCGTACACCAACGGACATTGCCAACGGCTGGCCAAATACTCCGCGCTGCTGGGCCAGGCCGTGGGGCTCTCCGACGACGACCAGATGGTGCTCGGCCGCGGGGCGTACCTGCACGACATTGGCAAGGTCGGAATCGCCGACGCCGTGCTGTTGAAGCCCGCGCGGCTGACCCCGCTCGAGTACGCGCACGTGCAGGAACACACCGTCATCGGCGATCACGTCTGCAGCGAGCTGCGATCGCTCCGGAAGGTTCGGTCGATCGTGCGACACCACCATGAACGCCTCGACGGCAGCGGCTATCCCGACGGCCTTCGGGGTGATGCCATCCCGCTGCTGGCCCAGATCACCGGCATCGTCGACCTGCATGACGCGGTCACCACTTCACGCCCGTACCGTCCGGCGCTGACAATCGAACGCGCGCACGATGAACTGCACCAGGAGGTGGCCAAAGGTTGGCGCCGGCAGGATCTCGTTGACGCGTGGACCAAGGTTAGTGGTGGCATCGGCGCGATCAGCCCAAAGGGGGACGCATGA
- a CDS encoding cistern family PEP-CTERM protein translates to MMRRLLSISPLLLLTFLFAPAQAHAATIVLFGTTNASDATATADYTLTGNTLNLSLTNTSPYSAAITGFGLDLVAGDTGLGNDGIDGFSGTSVLDFDFTDGNVGNIPGYNGTVLDFGFLTGNNFNGGSANDGIAPGETLGFMVTGPFGGLTDAQIAAALFVRFQRVGPNGRNSDVATGSLNPTPVPEPASMLLLGGGLAAIAARRRRMRNNQIA, encoded by the coding sequence ATGATGCGACGTCTACTTTCAATCAGCCCCCTACTGCTCCTCACGTTTCTCTTTGCGCCAGCGCAGGCGCACGCCGCAACCATCGTGCTCTTCGGCACAACGAATGCCAGTGATGCCACCGCCACTGCCGACTACACGCTCACGGGTAACACGCTCAACTTGTCACTGACCAACACCTCGCCGTACTCGGCTGCGATCACCGGGTTCGGTCTTGACCTGGTGGCCGGCGACACCGGCCTGGGCAATGACGGCATTGACGGTTTCTCAGGGACGTCGGTGCTCGACTTCGACTTCACCGATGGCAACGTGGGCAACATCCCTGGCTACAACGGCACCGTGCTCGATTTTGGCTTCCTGACCGGAAACAATTTCAACGGTGGCTCCGCCAACGACGGCATCGCGCCGGGCGAGACGCTGGGCTTCATGGTGACGGGTCCATTCGGCGGGCTGACCGATGCGCAGATCGCGGCGGCGCTGTTCGTCCGCTTTCAGCGGGTCGGCCCGAACGGCCGCAATAGCGACGTCGCGACGGGATCGTTGAATCCCACGCCGGTGCCGGAGCCGGCTTCCATGCTGCTTCTCGGCGGCGGTCTCGCGGCGATCGCCGCGCGACGTCGACGTATGCGCAACAACCAGATCGCTTAA